The following proteins come from a genomic window of Chanos chanos chromosome 15, fChaCha1.1, whole genome shotgun sequence:
- the mrpl48 gene encoding large ribosomal subunit protein mL48: MCSKILINLSLNFKENHFWLVKGIMNHLASKMLNQHSRAFVQAVSIIRAPLFVPQTALGVSQTYRQYRSMPTHGIGRYKYLLPKETPKKKKVKHQMKEIKAATDTEYGVLNVLVSGYDMTLVEHYSQYIHNLCNRLDIKVEECYALPTKSTEVMVMQEQGTKMYVDAVLRTHERVVQISQLKATLTPIFMEVLLQNQPEGVELSVKEHTEADYQARFKARPELEGLLAQMS, from the exons ATGTGTTCGAAGATTTTGATAAATTTGTCTCttaattttaaagaaaatcatttttggttGGTCAAAGGAATAATGAATCATCTCGCAAGCAAG ATGTTAAATCAGCACTCACGGGCGTTTGTCCAAGCAGTTTCAATAATTCG GGCACCTTTGTTTGTTCCGCAGACAGCATTAG GCGTCTCACAAACATACAGGCAGTACAGATCCATGCCCACCCATGGAATCGGCCGGTATAAGTATCTCCTGCCAAAGGAAACG ccgaagaagaagaaggtgaaGCATCAGATGAAGGAGATTAAAGCAGCGACGGACACTGAGTATGGGGTTCTGAACGTGCTGGTCTCAGGCTATGACATGACCCTGGTGGAGCACTACTCTCAGTACATCCACAATCTCTGTAATCGCCTGGATATCAAAGTGGAGGAATG ttatgCTTTACCAACAAAAAGCACAGAGGTGATGGTCATGCAAGAGCAAGGAACCAAAATGTACGTGGACGCAGTTCTCAGAACCCATGAACGAGTGGTCCAG ATCAGCCAGCTGAAGGCAACACTGACGCCCATTTTTATGGAGGTCCTTCTGCAGAACCAGCCTGAGGGAGTCGAACTCTCCGTAAAGGAG cacaCTGAAGCAGATTACCAGGCCCGGTTTAAAGCCCGCCCAGAACTAGAAGGCCTGCTCGCTCAGATGAGCTAA